In Cicer arietinum cultivar CDC Frontier isolate Library 1 chromosome 7, Cicar.CDCFrontier_v2.0, whole genome shotgun sequence, a single window of DNA contains:
- the LOC101506895 gene encoding dihydrolipoyl dehydrogenase 1, chloroplastic: MQSSLSLSLSPAIVSRSHPSFTVSSVKPLNLSFCGLRREALGLGFATSLNRNLRQLPRRQHSAVVTAAASDNGSTSGSFDYDLLIIGAGVGGHGAALHAVEKGLKTAIVEGDVVGGTCVNRGCVPSKALLAASGRMRELKSDHHLKSLGIHVSAAEYDRQGVADHANNLASKIRSNLTNSLKAIGVDILTGFGTIVGPQKVKIGSSNSIVTAKDIIIATGSVPFVPKGVEVDGKTVITSDHALKLESVPDWIAIVGSGYIGLEFSDVYTALGSEVTFVEALDQLMPGFDPEISKLAQRVLVNPRNIDYHTGVFASKITPARDGKPVLIELIDAKTKEPKDTLEVDAALIATGRAPFTQGLGLENVDVATQRGFVPVDERMRVIDANGKLVPHLFCIGDANGKMMLAHAASAQGISVVEQVTGRDHVLNHLSIPAACFTHPEISMVGLTEPQAREKGEKEGFEVSVAKTSFKANTKALAENEGEGLAKLIYRPDNGEILGVHIFGLHAADLIHEASNAIALGTRIQDIKLAVHAHPTLSEVLDELFKSAKVKAHASIPVSEPVAV; this comes from the exons ATGCaatcctctctctctctctccctctctccCGCCATCGTATCCAGATCACATCCCTCTTTTACAGTCTCCTCTGTCAAGCCTCTCAACCTCAGCTTTTGCGGTTTAAGACGCGAAGCGTTGGGATTAGGTTTTGCAACTTCTCTTAACCGTAATCTCCGCCAGCTTCCTCGCCGCCAACACTCCGCGGTAGTAACCGCTGCGGCATCTGACAATGGCAGCACTTCTGGATCCTTTGATTATGATTTGTTGATTATTGGTGCTGGTGTTGGTGGTCATGGTGCTGCGCTTCACGCTGTCGAGAAG GGACTGAAAACAGCTATAGTGGAGGGAGACGTGGTGGGAGGGACATGTGTAAACAGAGGATGTGTTCCTTCTAAAGCTCTTTTGGCTGCTAGTGGTCGTATGCGGGAACTAAAGAGTGATCATCATTTGAAGTCTTTGGGTATACAT GTTTCTGCTGCTGAGTATGACAGACAAGGAGTAGCTGATCATGCTAACAATCTTGCTTCAAAAATCCGTAGTAATTTGACCAACTCTCTAAAAGCGATTGGAGTAGACATACTTACTGGTTTTGGTACTATAGTG GGTCCTCAAAAGGTGAAAATTGGCTCTTCAAACAGCATAGTAACTGCAAAAGATATCATCATTGCCACTGGTTCTGTTCCTTTTGTTCCTAAGGGTGTTGAAGTTGATG GGAAGACTGTGATTACCAGTGACCATGCACTCAAACTGGAGTCTGTTCCTGATTGGATAGCAATTGTAGGAAGTGGGTATATTGGCCTTGAATTCAGTGATGTATATACGGCACTTGGAAGTGAG GTTACTTTTGTTGAAGCTTTAGATCAGCTTATGCCTGGATTTGATCCTGAAATCAGCAAGCTGGCTCAGAGGGTTCTTGTAAATCCCCGTAATATTGACTACCATACTGGAGTTTTTGCATCCAAG ATCACTCCTGCAAGGGATGGAAAACCTGTCTTGATTGAACTTATTGATGCAAAAACCAAGGAACCAAAGGACACTTTGGAG GTGGATGCTGCACTAATAGCAACTGGAAGGGCTCCATTCACACAAGGCCTAGGACTGGAGAAT GTTGATGTAGCAACACAGCGAGGTTTTGTTCCTGTGGACGAGCGCATGCGTGTAATTGATGCAAATGGCAAGCTG GTACCTCATTTATTCTGTATTGGCGATGCAAATGGAAAGATGATGCTTGCTCATGCTGCCAGTGCTCAAGGAATTTCAG TGGTTGAACAAGTCACTGGAAGAGATCACGTGCTCAATCATTTAAGTATCCCAGCTGCATGTTTCACTCATCCTGAAATTAGCATGGTTGGATTGACAGAG CCTCAAGCAAGGGAGAAAGGTGAAAAGGAGGGGTTTGAAGTCAGTGTTGCTAAAACAAGTTTTAAAGCTAACACGAAAGCTCTAGCAGAAAATGAAGGGGAGGGACTTGCCAAG TTGATATACAGACCTGACAATGGAGAAATCCTAGGAGTTCATATTTTCGGTTTGCACGCAGCAGATCTCATCCATGAAGCATCCAATGCTATAGCATTAGGGACACGTATTCAA GACATAAAACTTGCAGTTCATGCACATCCAACTCTGTCTGAGGTTCTTGATGAGCTATTTAAATCAGCAAAG GTTAAAGCACACGCATCAATCCCAGTAAGTGAACCAGTTGCAGTCTAA
- the LOC101507225 gene encoding large ribosomal subunit protein eL29z-like, giving the protein MAKSKNHTAHNQSYKAHKNGIKKPKRHRHTSTKGMDPKFLRNQRYARKHNKKNGEIATEEE; this is encoded by the exons ATGGCGAAGTCAAAGAATCACACAGCTCACAACCAATCTTACAAGGCACACAAGAACGGCATCAAAAAGCCAAAGAGGCACCGTCATACTTCCACCAAAGGG ATGGATCCTAAGTTTCTGAGGAACCAGAGGTATGCAAGGAAGCACAACAAGAAAAATGGTGAAATCGCCACCGAAGAAGAGTAA